A window of Sphingobacterium sp. SRCM116780 contains these coding sequences:
- a CDS encoding CDP-alcohol phosphatidyltransferase family protein, with the protein MSGQKINKKLFEDRKRTNILSNPEQKFISYLVPRIPNWISSDGLTGIGLFGSIMIMASFILGKYYHIDYLLLGIVGFFIQWFGDSLDGRIAYYRNKSRKWYGFSLDIVMDWISTVMIGLGYVFYAQGNFELTGFVLVSLYGWAMILSLLRYKVTDKYTIDAGIVGPTEIRVIICIVLLIEVFSVGAIHYLVMGICAILFIINIIDTKKLLVLGDARDKEEKEAKKSENL; encoded by the coding sequence ATGAGTGGTCAAAAAATAAATAAGAAACTTTTTGAAGATAGAAAAAGGACAAATATATTGAGTAATCCGGAGCAGAAATTTATTTCTTATTTGGTGCCTCGTATTCCCAACTGGATTTCATCGGATGGTCTTACAGGAATTGGCTTGTTTGGATCTATAATGATTATGGCAAGTTTTATTTTAGGTAAATACTATCATATTGATTACTTGCTCTTGGGAATTGTAGGTTTCTTTATTCAATGGTTCGGCGATTCACTTGATGGTCGAATTGCCTACTACAGGAATAAATCTCGTAAGTGGTATGGGTTTTCTTTAGATATTGTCATGGACTGGATTAGTACAGTGATGATTGGACTAGGATATGTTTTCTATGCTCAAGGTAATTTTGAACTTACAGGATTTGTTTTAGTATCCTTATATGGTTGGGCAATGATTTTGTCACTATTGCGGTATAAGGTTACAGATAAATATACTATAGATGCTGGTATTGTAGGACCTACGGAAATCCGAGTTATCATTTGTATTGTTTTATTGATTGAGGTTTTCTCTGTAGGAGCCATCCATTATTTGGTTATGGGAATTTGTGCGATCCTTTTTATTATTAATATCATCGATACCAAGAAATTATTAGTCTTGGGAGATGCGAGAGATAAAGAAGAAAAGGAAGCTAAAAAGTCTGAAAATTTATAA
- a CDS encoding DinB family protein, producing MTEAIKKLEQLVKTGTEYILKFSESELTFKSTPKKWSKKEIMGHLIDSGINNLQRFTEIQFDNKPYKVKKYNQDELVKANDYQNSEIKEVIEFWNSINNRILFLMKKQTENTLNYKIELEEDDISDLRFLMNDYVIHIEHHLNQIMK from the coding sequence ATGACAGAAGCAATTAAAAAATTAGAGCAATTAGTAAAAACTGGAACCGAATATATTTTGAAATTTTCGGAATCTGAATTGACTTTCAAATCAACTCCTAAAAAATGGTCGAAAAAAGAAATAATGGGGCATTTAATCGATTCTGGAATAAACAATCTTCAAAGATTTACGGAAATCCAATTTGATAATAAACCTTATAAAGTAAAAAAGTATAATCAAGATGAATTAGTGAAAGCAAATGATTATCAAAATTCTGAAATAAAGGAAGTTATTGAGTTTTGGAATTCTATAAATAATCGAATTTTATTTTTGATGAAAAAGCAAACCGAAAATACTTTGAATTATAAAATTGAATTGGAAGAAGATGATATATCTGACCTGAGATTCTTAATGAATGACTATGTTATCCATATTGAACATCATCTGAATCAAATAATGAAATAA
- a CDS encoding GtrA family protein has protein sequence MNSKLKEFLRAQLSAFVGGLSDFGIYTICYKLLNFSPAFSNVISGSLGAIVNFVINRYWSFNNTSSPLGKQLGKFVVVVAGSILLKSSGIYLLDDRWHLHPLLSKVIVEIIVSLGFNYTLQRFWVFKK, from the coding sequence ATGAACTCAAAACTAAAAGAATTCTTGAGGGCACAGCTATCTGCTTTTGTTGGTGGCCTTTCAGACTTTGGTATTTATACAATCTGTTATAAGTTATTAAATTTTTCACCAGCATTCTCAAATGTAATTAGTGGCTCTTTAGGAGCCATTGTTAATTTTGTCATTAATAGGTATTGGTCTTTTAATAATACATCCTCACCATTAGGAAAGCAATTAGGAAAGTTTGTCGTTGTTGTTGCCGGAAGTATTCTTTTAAAATCCTCTGGTATCTATCTGTTAGATGATAGATGGCATTTGCATCCGTTGTTGTCCAAAGTTATTGTCGAAATTATAGTTTCTTTAGGGTTTAATTATACACTTCAACGTTTTTGGGTATTCAAAAAATAA
- a CDS encoding NAD-dependent epimerase/dehydratase family protein: MNKKILITGASGFVGYHLVQAAHEAGLEVHAAVRKTSDVSEIKAFVNKFVYPNFKDKESLIELLEQEQYAYIVHAAAMTRAKNEKDLIDVNVGYTEHLAGAIREANIPLERFVFISSLAAVGPVAYDAPAINERNKFHPVTAYGRSKVLAEQMLEKQQNDKLSIIRPTAVYGPREKDLFVLFKTLNSGFDAYIGKSPQKLTFVFVKDLVDAILNACFFDTGKMTAYNITDGLVYDRYDMAAIFKKYTAKSLFRFHIPFTIVKGVARVMELAYKKSKAIPVLYPERLNELTAASWACDISASKENIQYNPKYDLDTGLKITLQWYRDHKWL; this comes from the coding sequence ATGAACAAAAAAATCTTAATCACAGGCGCAAGTGGTTTTGTCGGCTATCACCTTGTTCAAGCTGCCCATGAAGCAGGCTTAGAGGTGCATGCAGCCGTAAGGAAAACCAGTGATGTCAGTGAAATCAAAGCTTTTGTTAATAAATTTGTCTATCCAAATTTTAAAGATAAGGAATCATTAATTGAACTTTTGGAACAAGAACAATATGCTTATATTGTTCACGCCGCTGCAATGACAAGAGCGAAAAATGAAAAGGATCTTATTGATGTAAATGTTGGTTATACCGAACATTTGGCAGGAGCAATACGTGAAGCCAATATTCCTTTAGAGCGTTTTGTTTTTATCAGTAGTTTGGCTGCGGTTGGTCCTGTAGCTTATGATGCCCCAGCTATAAATGAACGTAATAAATTCCATCCTGTAACAGCATATGGTAGAAGTAAAGTCTTAGCAGAGCAAATGCTTGAAAAACAGCAAAACGATAAGCTTTCTATTATTCGACCTACTGCAGTTTATGGACCTCGAGAGAAAGATCTTTTTGTTCTATTTAAAACATTAAATTCTGGATTCGATGCCTATATTGGGAAATCACCTCAAAAACTAACTTTTGTATTTGTAAAAGATTTGGTAGATGCCATCTTGAATGCTTGCTTTTTTGATACAGGTAAAATGACCGCCTATAATATTACAGATGGTCTTGTCTATGATCGTTATGATATGGCAGCCATTTTCAAAAAATATACAGCTAAATCACTGTTTAGGTTTCATATTCCATTTACCATAGTCAAAGGTGTCGCTCGGGTGATGGAGTTAGCTTATAAAAAATCGAAGGCTATTCCAGTGCTATACCCAGAGAGATTGAATGAATTGACAGCTGCTAGTTGGGCTTGTGATATCAGTGCTTCAAAAGAAAATATTCAATATAATCCTAAATATGATTTGGACACAGGTTTGAAGATCACTCTTCAATGGTATCGCGATCATAAATGGCTTTAA
- a CDS encoding DUF3667 domain-containing protein — protein sequence MTKTCKNCTQHFKGNFCNTCGQSADTHEINTHFLWHDIQHGLLHFDNGIFYTIKQLFTRPGHTIREFIDGKRIRHFKPLSLVIILATIYGLLIHNFNVEFVPELQRSRSAQEINFYEEIKDWISGHYSWATLIFLPFYAFGSFVVYKKQHRNFIEHLVLNAFLAGQRLVLHIITFPLLYIYKDTSNLSITTGILTLLDFVLLFWGYSQFFNKISKPKNFLLTLLTFLIFTISLIIIGILVGASVALLITKK from the coding sequence ATGACTAAAACTTGCAAAAATTGCACTCAACATTTTAAAGGAAATTTTTGTAACACATGCGGACAATCAGCCGACACGCACGAGATTAACACTCATTTTCTTTGGCACGACATTCAACACGGACTTCTTCACTTTGACAATGGTATTTTTTATACCATTAAACAACTTTTTACTAGACCGGGACATACAATACGTGAATTTATTGACGGAAAACGGATACGACATTTTAAACCGCTATCCTTAGTTATTATTTTGGCGACCATTTATGGACTTCTAATACATAATTTTAATGTTGAATTTGTCCCAGAGCTTCAAAGATCTCGTTCAGCTCAGGAAATAAACTTCTATGAAGAAATAAAAGATTGGATATCAGGTCATTACTCTTGGGCAACTCTTATTTTTCTACCATTTTATGCTTTCGGTAGTTTTGTTGTGTACAAAAAACAGCACAGAAATTTCATAGAACACTTAGTTTTAAACGCATTTTTGGCTGGACAAAGATTGGTTCTTCACATAATTACATTCCCATTATTATATATCTACAAAGACACATCAAACCTTAGTATTACTACAGGAATACTAACATTGCTTGATTTTGTTTTATTGTTTTGGGGGTATTCCCAGTTTTTTAACAAAATAAGTAAACCCAAAAACTTTCTACTAACGCTTCTTACTTTTCTTATTTTTACTATAAGTTTAATCATCATAGGAATTTTAGTTGGTGCTTCAGTAGCTTTATTAATTACAAAAAAATAA
- a CDS encoding transposase: MQEAERKLLSLLMPEGLLEYFQILEVDQVDNQLHIYLDELNIVPAGFENSKLESKGFMPSTEISDFPIRGQKVTLHIRRRRWTVLDTGDIITRDWNLVREGARMTTEFGLFLKKIFG, from the coding sequence TTGCAAGAGGCTGAACGTAAATTACTATCCTTATTAATGCCTGAAGGGCTTTTAGAATACTTTCAAATTTTAGAGGTCGATCAGGTTGATAATCAACTCCACATTTATTTAGATGAACTCAATATAGTTCCAGCTGGTTTTGAGAACAGTAAGCTAGAGTCGAAAGGTTTTATGCCTTCCACCGAGATTTCAGACTTCCCTATTCGAGGGCAGAAAGTTACGCTACATATTCGTCGTCGTCGTTGGACGGTTCTTGATACTGGAGATATTATCACAAGAGATTGGAACCTCGTACGTGAGGGTGCTCGAATGACAACGGAATTCGGGCTTTTTTTAAAGAAGATATTTGGATAA
- the smpB gene encoding SsrA-binding protein SmpB has translation MAISSDINIKNKRASYEYHLLDKYVAGIRLLGTEIKSIREGKATINDSFCNFFDDGLYLRNMHIAEYSHGSFYNHEAKRDRQLLLTKKELKKLRLKGEEKGFTIVPLRIFISGRGFAKVEIALAQGKKDFDKRDTIKEREGKRELDRVLKR, from the coding sequence ATGGCAATATCATCAGATATCAATATAAAAAATAAAAGAGCTTCATACGAATATCACCTATTAGACAAATATGTCGCTGGAATACGACTTTTGGGAACAGAGATTAAATCAATAAGAGAAGGAAAAGCAACCATTAACGATAGTTTTTGTAATTTTTTTGATGATGGGTTATATCTACGAAATATGCATATCGCAGAATATTCGCACGGATCTTTTTACAACCATGAAGCAAAACGTGATCGTCAACTTTTATTAACCAAGAAAGAATTAAAAAAATTACGTTTAAAGGGTGAAGAAAAGGGATTTACAATTGTTCCCTTACGCATTTTTATTAGTGGAAGAGGATTTGCTAAAGTAGAAATTGCCTTAGCTCAAGGTAAAAAAGACTTCGACAAACGCGATACAATTAAAGAAAGAGAAGGTAAACGAGAGTTGGATCGTGTATTGAAAAGATAA
- a CDS encoding DUF3267 domain-containing protein: MTNLDNYKKDELTINPGKAQILGILYAVPFVLLFASIYYLVWGSSILENPFIYFKNVFGNASLLIIVGGMIVGIVLHELIHGITWSQFAKNGLQSMKFGVIWKYVTPYCHCKEPLLLKHYIIGALMPAIILGFIPSIIAILLGHYGLLVFGLFFTFAAGGDFMMTNLLRKEPMNNLVQDHSSVIGCYVYRLKNIDE, encoded by the coding sequence ATGACAAATTTAGATAATTACAAAAAGGATGAACTGACAATTAACCCTGGTAAAGCACAAATTTTAGGAATCTTATATGCTGTACCGTTTGTTTTGCTTTTTGCATCAATTTATTATTTAGTATGGGGTTCTTCCATCCTTGAAAACCCTTTCATATATTTTAAAAATGTTTTTGGGAATGCAAGTTTGTTAATCATAGTGGGGGGAATGATAGTAGGTATCGTACTTCACGAATTGATACACGGAATTACTTGGTCTCAGTTTGCAAAAAACGGACTTCAATCAATGAAATTTGGTGTTATTTGGAAATATGTGACACCTTATTGTCATTGTAAAGAGCCACTACTATTAAAGCATTACATAATCGGTGCATTAATGCCCGCAATAATTTTAGGATTTATTCCGAGCATTATTGCTATTTTATTAGGACATTATGGACTTTTAGTATTTGGTCTCTTTTTTACATTTGCTGCAGGTGGCGATTTTATGATGACAAACCTATTGCGAAAAGAACCAATGAACAATTTAGTTCAAGACCACTCATCAGTAATTGGATGCTATGTTTACAGACTGAAAAATATTGACGAATAA
- a CDS encoding MutS-related protein, producing the protein MRDQIMDFYHKNKEEIEQQVKKLNRTINQNSFYRLAVIILGGAALFYSFQLESLMLVLVLFFALIFLFAFLVNRQSKLEKGRDYQQALLAVNVNEITIKNNGVNIYDNGTDLEDSKHPYSSDLDIVGNHSLFQLLNRSATKLSISVLGSWLLTNSDRSDILRRQEASSEIAEDVHWSQDFQAKLLSNLNQKLDVKSFLSTYFESGDFSFGSAFMRIYVKLAPFLFIGSIVFAIFIPFFTFLPVVIGLIHLLWTMANGGKVSFFSSRIDKVGHLLGAYASSMELVENRTWKAERNIQLQNRLKIQDATDSVSSAFKKLGRLIGNLDARNNMMVGTILNIFLLWDFKQVLAIVDWRSKYQANILDSFDTLSEMEALVSLGTWKRNHPDWTTTIILEQLDDTIEAVDMSHPMISTEKAIANTYTNEDHQIALVTGSNMAGKSTFLRTIGINAVLAYAGAVVPARSFRIPIYHLISYMRIKDNLNESTSTFKAELDRMKFILETVAVRTDSFFLIDEMLRGTNSVDKYLGSRAIIKKLISEKGKGMVATHDLQLSTLADEYPKVVKNYHFDIQVINDEMLFDYKLKIGECKIFNASMLLKGIGVDVEQGKN; encoded by the coding sequence ATGCGTGATCAGATAATGGATTTCTACCATAAAAATAAGGAGGAAATCGAACAACAAGTAAAAAAACTAAATCGAACGATAAACCAAAATAGTTTTTATCGGTTAGCTGTTATTATTTTGGGTGGTGCCGCATTATTCTATTCCTTTCAGCTTGAAAGCCTGATGCTGGTCTTGGTTTTATTTTTTGCACTTATTTTTCTTTTCGCTTTTCTAGTGAACCGACAAAGTAAACTGGAAAAAGGAAGAGACTATCAGCAAGCATTACTAGCAGTCAATGTGAATGAGATTACCATAAAAAATAATGGTGTTAATATCTATGATAATGGGACAGATTTAGAAGATAGTAAACACCCTTATAGCTCAGATCTGGATATTGTGGGAAACCATTCTTTATTTCAATTATTAAATCGTTCCGCAACTAAATTAAGTATATCCGTATTAGGAAGTTGGCTGTTAACGAATTCTGATCGCTCAGATATTTTAAGAAGACAAGAAGCGTCTAGTGAAATTGCAGAAGATGTTCATTGGAGTCAAGATTTTCAAGCAAAGCTTTTATCTAATTTGAATCAAAAATTAGATGTCAAATCATTTCTAAGTACCTATTTTGAATCAGGAGATTTTAGTTTTGGTAGTGCATTCATGCGAATTTATGTGAAATTAGCGCCTTTTTTATTTATTGGTTCTATTGTCTTTGCTATTTTTATTCCCTTCTTTACTTTTCTGCCTGTCGTTATCGGCTTGATTCATTTATTATGGACGATGGCAAATGGGGGTAAAGTTTCATTTTTCTCTAGCCGTATTGATAAAGTTGGTCATCTTTTGGGTGCGTATGCTTCGAGTATGGAACTTGTCGAAAATAGGACGTGGAAAGCAGAGCGGAACATACAGTTGCAGAATCGATTGAAAATTCAAGACGCAACAGATTCCGTTTCGAGTGCATTTAAAAAATTGGGAAGACTCATCGGTAATCTGGACGCTCGGAATAACATGATGGTGGGAACAATTTTAAATATTTTCTTGCTATGGGATTTTAAACAAGTGTTGGCGATTGTTGACTGGAGGTCGAAATATCAAGCAAATATTTTAGATTCCTTTGATACATTATCAGAAATGGAAGCTCTTGTAAGTTTAGGGACATGGAAGCGCAATCATCCTGATTGGACGACAACAATTATTCTGGAACAATTGGATGATACTATTGAAGCTGTGGATATGTCGCACCCCATGATTTCTACAGAGAAAGCGATTGCAAATACCTATACAAACGAAGATCATCAGATTGCTTTAGTAACCGGTTCGAATATGGCTGGAAAGAGCACTTTTCTTCGTACCATTGGGATCAATGCGGTATTGGCTTATGCAGGTGCTGTTGTACCAGCACGTTCATTTCGAATCCCCATCTATCATTTGATTTCCTATATGCGTATCAAGGATAACTTAAATGAAAGTACTTCTACTTTTAAGGCAGAATTGGATCGGATGAAGTTTATTCTGGAAACAGTTGCGGTGCGTACCGATAGTTTCTTTCTAATTGATGAAATGCTAAGAGGGACAAATTCTGTTGATAAATATTTAGGATCTCGTGCGATCATAAAAAAGCTGATCAGTGAGAAGGGAAAGGGAATGGTAGCAACGCATGATTTACAATTATCAACATTAGCAGATGAATATCCAAAAGTGGTCAAAAATTATCATTTTGATATTCAGGTTATTAATGATGAGATGCTCTTCGATTATAAACTGAAAATAGGGGAATGTAAAATATTTAATGCTTCAATGTTGTTAAAAGGAATTGGAGTGGACGTAGAACAAGGTAAGAATTAA
- a CDS encoding acyl-CoA thioesterase, producing the protein MTLQERIEESKTHHFMTVFPFTTNHHANLFGGKAMAIMDEVTFMCATRFCRKALVTVSSDKIDFEKAIPAGSMIEAIAEVIHVGRTSLKVKVEIFLEDMYKDGRELAVKGVFSFVALDDNKQPIPVLQGLEIED; encoded by the coding sequence ATGACATTACAAGAGAGAATTGAGGAGTCGAAAACGCACCATTTCATGACTGTTTTCCCATTTACAACGAACCACCATGCTAATTTATTTGGTGGAAAAGCAATGGCGATTATGGATGAAGTAACCTTTATGTGTGCAACACGTTTTTGTAGAAAAGCACTCGTTACGGTTTCTTCAGATAAAATTGATTTCGAAAAAGCAATTCCAGCAGGGAGTATGATTGAAGCTATTGCAGAAGTAATACATGTGGGAAGAACAAGTTTAAAAGTAAAAGTGGAGATTTTCTTAGAAGATATGTACAAAGATGGACGAGAATTGGCTGTAAAGGGCGTGTTTTCTTTTGTAGCTTTAGATGATAATAAACAACCGATACCTGTGTTGCAAGGCTTAGAAATTGAAGATTGA
- a CDS encoding transposase, which translates to MDNHPVSAHLVGLFFHVDGKQLQDQYKNHLSDFHDWDQKPHAEQWILFPENISEHLSIDETSFSNGELYTIISSKSAKGRKGTILATIRGTKAEDIITVLEKIPLRSRNKVKEVTMDMAPNMAKAIRRCFRNARRVVDRFHVQKLAYDAVQELRIKYRWEVLDTESKNITVSRKQGQTYEPELLVNGDTLKQLLARSRHLLFKYPSRWTESQKHRAELLFLRFPKLKQAYDLGIVLGDIFNKCKDKKIAFTKLGLWHNQVEKVGIISFESVARSIAAHHQYILHYFDNRSTNASAESFNAKLKAFRSVFRGVRDTTFFLYRGMKLYA; encoded by the coding sequence TTGGATAACCATCCTGTAAGCGCCCATTTGGTGGGACTATTTTTTCATGTGGATGGTAAGCAATTACAGGATCAATACAAGAATCATCTCAGTGATTTCCATGACTGGGATCAGAAGCCTCATGCTGAACAATGGATTCTTTTCCCTGAAAACATCTCCGAACACCTAAGCATTGATGAGACCAGTTTTAGTAATGGCGAACTTTATACGATAATAAGTAGCAAATCTGCAAAAGGTAGGAAAGGAACCATTTTAGCCACTATACGGGGCACTAAGGCCGAAGACATCATTACTGTCTTAGAAAAGATTCCTTTACGATCAAGAAACAAGGTTAAGGAAGTGACCATGGATATGGCGCCAAACATGGCCAAAGCTATCCGCAGATGTTTCAGGAATGCTAGACGAGTGGTCGACCGATTTCATGTTCAAAAGCTAGCTTACGACGCTGTTCAGGAGCTTCGGATAAAATATCGTTGGGAAGTATTGGATACTGAAAGTAAGAATATAACGGTATCCAGAAAACAGGGACAAACCTATGAACCTGAGCTGCTAGTCAACGGAGATACTCTTAAGCAGCTTTTAGCTAGATCTAGGCATCTCCTTTTCAAGTACCCAAGTAGATGGACAGAAAGTCAGAAACATCGTGCAGAACTTTTATTCCTGCGGTTTCCCAAACTAAAACAAGCTTACGATCTAGGAATTGTCCTGGGCGATATCTTCAACAAATGCAAAGACAAGAAAATAGCTTTTACCAAGCTAGGCCTGTGGCATAATCAGGTTGAGAAGGTAGGAATAATTTCATTTGAGAGTGTAGCAAGGTCAATAGCTGCACATCATCAATATATCTTACATTACTTCGATAACAGAAGTACAAATGCATCTGCAGAATCCTTCAACGCTAAACTTAAAGCTTTTAGAAGTGTATTTCGCGGAGTAAGGGATACTACATTCTTCTTATACAGAGGGATGAAATTGTATGCTTAA
- the spt gene encoding serine palmitoyltransferase has protein sequence MSKGKLGERISQFKIVSELKAKGLYAYFRPIQSRQDTEVKIDGKRVLMFGSNSYLGLTTDERIIKASQDALAKYGTGCAGSRFLNGTLDIHVELEEKLSAYVGKEATILFSTGFQSNLGPLSCLTGRNDYILLDERDHASIIDGSRLSFSKVIKYAHNDMDDLRAKIARLPEESAKMIATDGIFSMEGDIVKLPDLVKIADEFDATVMVDDAHSLGVIGARGAGTASHFGLTDKVDLIMGTFSKSLASLGGFVSGDADVIEYLKHSARSVMFSASMTPASVASTLKALEIVQTEPQHIEKLWANTNYAKKLLLESGFDLGETESPILPIFIRNNEKTFWVTKMLQDDGVFVNPVVSPAVPAEESLIRFSLMATHSFDQIDEAVEKMVKVFKSADVESLI, from the coding sequence ATGAGTAAAGGAAAATTAGGCGAAAGAATATCGCAATTTAAAATCGTTAGTGAATTAAAGGCCAAAGGCTTATACGCTTATTTTAGACCGATTCAATCGAGGCAAGATACCGAAGTGAAAATTGATGGCAAACGTGTTTTAATGTTTGGTTCTAATTCATATTTGGGATTGACGACTGATGAACGTATTATAAAGGCCTCTCAAGATGCACTAGCGAAATATGGCACAGGCTGTGCTGGTTCTCGTTTTTTAAACGGGACTTTAGATATTCACGTTGAGCTTGAAGAGAAATTGTCGGCTTATGTAGGAAAAGAAGCTACTATTTTATTTAGTACTGGCTTTCAATCAAACTTAGGCCCGTTGTCGTGTCTCACTGGGCGTAATGATTATATTCTGTTAGATGAGCGTGATCATGCTTCTATTATTGATGGAAGTAGATTGTCTTTTTCTAAAGTAATCAAATATGCGCATAATGATATGGACGATTTACGTGCCAAAATTGCTAGATTGCCAGAGGAAAGTGCCAAGATGATTGCTACAGATGGTATTTTTAGCATGGAGGGTGATATTGTTAAATTGCCGGATTTGGTTAAAATTGCAGATGAATTCGATGCAACTGTTATGGTGGATGATGCACATAGTTTAGGTGTTATTGGAGCAAGAGGGGCGGGTACAGCATCGCATTTTGGATTAACAGATAAGGTTGATTTGATTATGGGTACCTTCAGTAAATCGTTAGCTTCTTTAGGAGGCTTTGTTTCTGGAGATGCTGATGTGATCGAATATTTGAAACACTCTGCTCGTTCTGTGATGTTTAGCGCAAGTATGACTCCAGCTTCTGTTGCTTCCACTTTGAAAGCTCTAGAAATTGTCCAAACTGAACCTCAGCATATCGAGAAATTGTGGGCGAATACGAATTACGCAAAAAAATTATTGTTAGAGAGTGGTTTTGATCTAGGAGAGACTGAAAGTCCTATTCTACCAATCTTTATCAGAAATAATGAAAAAACATTCTGGGTAACCAAAATGCTTCAAGATGATGGTGTTTTTGTAAACCCAGTCGTTTCGCCTGCTGTTCCTGCGGAAGAATCATTGATTCGTTTCTCACTTATGGCAACGCATAGCTTTGATCAAATTGATGAAGCCGTTGAGAAGATGGTAAAAGTCTTCAAATCCGCAGATGTTGAATCTTTAATATAA
- a CDS encoding protein-L-isoaspartate(D-aspartate) O-methyltransferase — translation MAYKFVDNYREKGARKQLVQLLKTRGISDQHVLNAIAKVPRHFFFDETFWNQAYKDIAFPIGDGQTISQPYTVAYQSELLHVKKGDKVLEIGTGSGYQTCILMELGAEVYTIERQENLYNRTIQVLPYMGYKPHFFCGDGSKGVEKHAPYDKIIVTAGAPFVPEIMLKQLKIGGIFVIPVGDEKEQKMMTIIRAGENDFDRIELDTFRFVPLVGDQAW, via the coding sequence GGTGCTCGTAAGCAGTTGGTTCAATTACTAAAAACAAGAGGCATTAGTGATCAACATGTCTTGAATGCAATTGCTAAGGTGCCACGACATTTTTTCTTTGATGAAACATTTTGGAATCAGGCCTATAAAGATATCGCTTTTCCCATAGGTGATGGACAAACCATCTCTCAACCCTATACCGTTGCCTATCAATCGGAATTACTACATGTCAAAAAAGGAGACAAAGTATTAGAAATTGGTACGGGCTCTGGTTATCAAACTTGTATTTTAATGGAACTAGGGGCAGAGGTATATACCATAGAACGTCAAGAAAACTTATATAATAGAACCATACAAGTGTTGCCATATATGGGATATAAACCGCATTTCTTTTGTGGTGATGGTTCAAAAGGTGTTGAGAAACATGCACCGTATGATAAAATAATTGTGACTGCTGGTGCCCCCTTCGTCCCAGAAATTATGTTGAAGCAATTAAAAATTGGTGGTATTTTCGTCATCCCAGTAGGGGATGAAAAGGAACAAAAGATGATGACGATCATTCGTGCTGGAGAAAATGATTTTGATCGTATTGAACTCGATACATTTAGATTTGTACCTTTAGTTGGAGATCAAGCTTGGTAA